TTGGGAGTGCAATAGCAATGGCAGTTAATGTAACTACTACTAGGCTCCAAGAATTTTGGAATTCTCCTGGAATCAACGGTAGGACTCGTTCGTCATCAAATTCTACCACCCCGAGGAATCCTTTAGAGTCTTCTAGAAGTTTCATAAGATTTCTCGGGCTTTTCTTTTCAGACTCTTGAAGAAGTCGAGTTATAGAGTTGAGCACGTTTCTTACTACTCTTGTTGTAAGCTTTGCATCATCTTCTATTTGTAAAACATATCCTTTAAATTCCTCCATCTCCGCTCGCATATTGATTTCATAATCAGTTAGTTCGAAACTAATGCTTTTCCACAATAATTTGAGTATATACCAACAAATGGAAACAAGGATCAACAAACATCTTGGAACGAGGCATATAATTTTACACATAATAACAATCATTACTTGAAGGGCGATACAAATATTCAAAGTAATGTTTCTAAGAAAGCGGGCAATTATTTTTGTATAACGGCCTGGGATATTTGAACTAACATGGCTGCGTTTCCAGTACTTTAGCGTTTGGATCCAATGTTTCTCGACTTTGAACACGTTTATATGTTTCTTGCTCCATTTCATTGAGATGTGAAAATAACCTATGCTTGTGAAACATCGAAAAATTGGAGCTATACAACCTACTACTACTCCAACTAATTGAACAATCATAATTAGTTTGAGTGACCATTTATAATCTGCTACATCGTGCCAAGAAATGTATAGATCGGTATCAACCACCATATCTATCAAAACTACTACTGATAATAAAGCAATTATAGAGGACGCAACCCCAAAAGCAGAAGCAACCTCTGAACTAGCAAGAGCAAATTGAGGGTTACCTGTTTCTGCCATCGTCCAATACTTTTTAACAATATGCTCGAGTTCCTTGAACGAGAAATTGATATGTTGACTATTTGAAGCCGATCCGTGCAgctccttgtacttgtgttctaaAATTCTTCTAGAAGCTGAAACTGTTAAAGCTACCGAGAGCACCCAAATAGGAGGAAATATCAACGTTAAAAGTAATATGGGGCTTAAGTTAACCACTAGAGTAACAATTTGGATCCATAGGTTAACATGAATAGTGATCATCATGATACCTAAGGCTAACATATTTACTTGAAGTTCGTTGTCATTCATAAGTCCTAAAGAAGGGAGAAAATTCGCTAACATTATGAACAAGAACATAGTGCTAACAATTTTAGCAGGACTAACACTATCACTATCGGAAGAATTTAGATCAACAGGTAGTTTCATTGTTATGGCGATTAACGTGAGGGTAACAGCATTAAGAGTGAAATATTTATTTGGAAACCAATATTTCCATCGCCAAAAACCACGGAGTGCATCTCCGGCCATTGCAAGAATGCATACTAGAGATGCTATTGCAATATACAAGCCCACCCATGGCATGGCATCTTCCGGATTTTTCAAAGCCttcattttaagaaagaaattaaTAAATTTGTATATGAAGATAGAACTTAGTGTAGTAGAATAAGTAGTCGATGCTTAATtatgagtatatatttatatacatttgacGAATGTTATTTTGTGGCTATTatgtgtaacatcccacctttttccgttttcttttccgttatactaatttaaactccgttatatgtttacaacatctcccgttaatacgcgttttaaaatattccgtttaggtattttccgcacccgactacaaactcgagggactaaaattgacacggggcaaactagttgactaggtcacctagtctaccccaattaccaccattcaaccatctctcactctctctctctttctctctagcaagaacacacccaatttccaaattcattcattcatcatctaaatccggattaaggagctagcaaccaaataaattacatattcgtgatcctctcttcatcctcttcattttggtaccaacttcatctcatttgggtaactttctaaaatcactagattttgtgttcttgatgtttttaacttataaaagtgttaattagtgtctatggctcaagtctaacatgaatatatgatttatatgctcgatctcgttgttttagtgtaactagcatgaacttgaattttggtgtgttgttcttgaattttggatgatcatatgttgttagatgttaaaagttggtgttttaattgtgttactagcatcactagcttcaatttgatgtg
This genomic stretch from Rutidosis leptorrhynchoides isolate AG116_Rl617_1_P2 chromosome 11, CSIRO_AGI_Rlap_v1, whole genome shotgun sequence harbors:
- the LOC139876063 gene encoding uncharacterized protein, coding for MKALKNPEDAMPWVGLYIAIASLVCILAMAGDALRGFWRWKYWFPNKYFTLNAVTLTLIAITMKLPVDLNSSDSDSVSPAKIVSTMFLFIMLANFLPSLGLMNDNELQVNMLALGIMMITIHVNLWIQIVTLVVNLSPILLLTLIFPPIWVLSVALTVSASRRILEHKYKELHGSASNSQHINFSFKELEHIVKKYWTMAETGNPQFALASSEVASAFGVASSIIALLSVVVLIDMVVDTDLYISWHDVADYKWSLKLIMIVQLVGVVVGCIAPIFRCFTSIGYFHISMKWSKKHINVFKVEKHWIQTLKYWKRSHVSSNIPGRYTKIIARFLRNITLNICIALQVMIVIMCKIICLVPRCLLILVSICWYILKLLWKSISFELTDYEINMRAEMEEFKGYVLQIEDDAKLTTRVVRNVLNSITRLLQESEKKSPRNLMKLLEDSKGFLGVVEFDDERVLPLIPGEFQNSWSLVVVTLTAIAIALPSISNDRVNDLLFSVSEGIYFVIHVEENLNPCEDLVKSRKASRRVGAEIDVYRTWLQIDLQKKARKGKRSKEILQWLGDEAAKNKDSKNASLNHSFHKFIAAICMYRISQTLLLHYNAQPSWPTDMDVFERVRSLIADIFLACFTNLPRVIKMKCHHEAIEKRQDSIRTAAQILGKSKAILNLLQARQLPDIDMDSMAYIDKWRALSKNEILSEIDIERDGNRVDRITNPVIPHF